The region TCCGCCTCTACTTAAAAATCCGCATCAGACCACGTCGCGCGCCCAGCACAGGCTCACGCACTGCTCTGACTCCGCCATCTCCCAGGTCGGGATATGGCGGCACATACTTCTACCCTGCGGTTGGCCATATTTGGTTGTCCACAGGGCGTACCGCCAGCCTTCATGAGCTTTTACTGCCCCAGAGCTGCTCCAGACGTTGGTCGCGGCCACAGCTGAGGCGGTAATAGTTGTAGCGTAGCGGGTTTCGCTTGTAGTAACCCTGATGGTAATCCTCTGCGGGATAAAACGTTGTGGCCTGCGTTATTTCGGTCACTATCGGTTCTTTGAACGACTTGGTCTTTTCGACCTCCCGCTTTGACTGTTCCACGATCTGCTTTTGCTCCGGGGTGCTGTAGAAAATGGCACTGCGATACTGGCTGCCCCGGTCACAGAATTGACGGTCTGCGGTAGTCGGGTCGATGGTGTGCCAGAACCCGTCCGTCAGCGCCTTGTAGCTGACCTTGGCCGGATCGTAGACTACCTGCACCGCTTCTGTGTGGCCGGTGCCGCCGCCGGACACCTCTTCATAGGTCGGATTTAACGTGTGTCCGCCGGTATAACCGGAGATGGTTTCCACCACACCGGGCACCTTGTCAAAGTCCGACTCCACGCACCAGAAACAGCCCCCGGCAAACACGGCGGTCTCGTAGTGAGTAGCGGGCATGGCCGTGCCAGCCGCATCCTGCTCTGCCAAGGCAGCGCCGGGCAAGGCAATACCGACAATCAGCGCGATTAGTAATTTACGTAACATGAGCAGATGCCCTCTATAGGTCTTGGCTAGCTACGCGGGGATAAACTTCAACGCCAGCCCGTTGTTGCACCAGCGCTCGCCGGTCGGCTTTGGGCCGTCGTTGAAGACATGGCCCTGGTGACCGCCGCAACGCGCGCAGTGATACTCCTTGCGCGGGTATATCCATTTGAAGTCGGTCTTGGTTTCAACGCCGCCGGGCAGCGTCGCATAAAAACTCGGCCAACCGGTACCGCTGTCGAATTTCATATCGGACGTAAACAACGGCAGGGAGCAACCGGCGCAGACATACTGGCCTGCACGTTTTTCATCATTCAGCGTGCTGGAGAAAGGCGGTTCTGTGCCTTCGTCACGCAAAATATTGTATTGCGCAGGGGTGAGCAGCGCCTTCCACTCGGCGTCGGTTTTCACAATCTTCTCGATGGTTGCTGGCATGGCCGTATCCCCGCTAAAGGCCCTGGATGAGATCAGGGGCAAGGTCGCAAGCCCCAGGCAGGTTTCAATAAATTGACGTCTGTTCATGGCGCTCTCTCCGCTCGCTTGTTTCCACCAGTGCGCACAGTGTATGACCGGAGTATCAACTCTTTATCGCGCAGTTATCACAATTCTATACCATCCCTTTGGCTATGGAATTC is a window of Gammaproteobacteria bacterium DNA encoding:
- the msrA gene encoding peptide-methionine (S)-S-oxide reductase MsrA; protein product: MPATHYETAVFAGGCFWCVESDFDKVPGVVETISGYTGGHTLNPTYEEVSGGGTGHTEAVQVVYDPAKVSYKALTDGFWHTIDPTTADRQFCDRGSQYRSAIFYSTPEQKQIVEQSKREVEKTKSFKEPIVTEITQATTFYPAEDYHQGYYKRNPLRYNYYRLSCGRDQRLEQLWGSKSS
- the msrB gene encoding peptide-methionine (R)-S-oxide reductase MsrB — its product is MNRRQFIETCLGLATLPLISSRAFSGDTAMPATIEKIVKTDAEWKALLTPAQYNILRDEGTEPPFSSTLNDEKRAGQYVCAGCSLPLFTSDMKFDSGTGWPSFYATLPGGVETKTDFKWIYPRKEYHCARCGGHQGHVFNDGPKPTGERWCNNGLALKFIPA